A window of Gemmatimonadaceae bacterium contains these coding sequences:
- a CDS encoding UDP-2,3-diacylglucosamine diphosphatase encodes MNYRAIWISDVHLGTKHAQVGKLLEFLRDTESAHLYIVGDFVDGWQLRRKWFWNDEHNTLIQKLLRKNRKHTHVTFITGNHDEFLEKFFGIPFGTVRLVERAVHTAANGKQYLVIHGHQFDGLVHFNRVLERVGTVLYDKILDLNVWINRIRRSFGFGYWSFASYIKLRAKRAVKYVTDYEDTMLQFGRKSGMAGVICGHIHRPEIRQVGDMVYMNCGDWVENCTALVEDFDGNISLIRFHESDVHGAGRRSRPHDAGDRDAGDAAAARPSRRRRPRRVQPEPEPAGVL; translated from the coding sequence ATGAACTATCGCGCGATTTGGATATCCGACGTTCACCTGGGCACGAAACACGCCCAGGTCGGCAAACTGCTCGAATTTCTCCGCGACACCGAATCCGCCCACCTCTACATCGTGGGCGATTTCGTTGATGGGTGGCAGCTCCGCCGCAAATGGTTCTGGAACGACGAGCACAACACGCTGATCCAGAAACTGCTGCGCAAGAATCGCAAACACACCCATGTCACGTTCATTACGGGGAATCACGACGAGTTTCTGGAAAAGTTCTTCGGAATCCCGTTCGGCACGGTGCGGCTCGTCGAGCGCGCCGTGCACACCGCCGCGAACGGAAAGCAGTACCTCGTCATCCACGGCCATCAGTTCGACGGGCTAGTCCACTTCAACCGCGTGCTCGAGCGCGTCGGGACGGTGCTCTACGACAAGATTCTCGACCTGAACGTCTGGATCAACCGGATTCGCCGGAGCTTCGGTTTCGGATACTGGTCGTTCGCTTCATATATCAAGCTGCGGGCGAAGCGCGCGGTGAAGTACGTGACCGACTACGAAGACACCATGCTTCAGTTCGGCCGCAAGAGTGGAATGGCGGGGGTCATTTGCGGGCACATCCACCGGCCGGAAATCCGACAGGTCGGTGACATGGTATACATGAATTGCGGGGATTGGGTCGAGAACTGCACGGCGCTGGTCGAGGATTTCGACGGCAACATCAGCCTCATTCGATTCCATGAAAGTGATGTTCACGGTGCAGGGCGAAGGTCGCGGCCACATGACGCAGGCGATCGCGATGCAGGAGATGCTGCAGCGGCGCGGCCATCACGTCGCCGCCGTCCTCGTCGGGTCCAACCCGAACCGGAGCCTGCCGGCGTTCTTTGA
- a CDS encoding PadR family transcriptional regulator translates to MPDTAARDLFPGALEMMVLRLLKQEPMHGYALVQRIQQASRNLLQVEEGSLYPALQRLLKDGLVSAEWGVSSTNRRVRIYSLTRAGTKHLANEISSFARMFQGINLILALEDR, encoded by the coding sequence ATGCCCGACACCGCCGCACGCGATCTCTTTCCCGGCGCGCTGGAGATGATGGTGCTCCGCTTGCTGAAACAGGAGCCGATGCACGGCTACGCTTTGGTGCAACGCATCCAGCAAGCGTCCCGCAACCTGCTGCAGGTCGAAGAAGGCTCGCTCTATCCGGCGCTTCAGCGTCTGCTCAAGGACGGTCTGGTGAGCGCCGAGTGGGGGGTGTCGTCCACCAATCGGCGTGTTCGCATCTACTCGCTCACACGCGCCGGAACGAAGCATCTCGCCAACGAGATCTCGAGTTTCGCCCGCATGTTTCAGGGCATCAATCTCATCCTCGCGCTGGAGGATCGATGA